One window of Marmota flaviventris isolate mMarFla1 chromosome 5, mMarFla1.hap1, whole genome shotgun sequence genomic DNA carries:
- the Gfm2 gene encoding ribosome-releasing factor 2, mitochondrial isoform X2 has product MAQERERGITIQSAAVTFDWKGYRINLIDTPGHVDFTLEVERCLRVLDGAVAVFDASAGVEAQTLTVWRQADKHKIPRICFLNKMDKTGASFNYAVESIKEKLKAKPLLLQLPIGEAKTFKGVVDIVNKEKLLWNSNSDDGKDFERKPLLETSDTELFKKTIEARNTLIEQVADLDDEFADLVLGEFSENFDLLPAEKLQTAIHRVTVAQVAVPVLCGSALKNKGVQPLLDAITMYLPSPEERNYEFLQWYKGDLCALAFKVLHDKQRGPVVFMRIYSGMLKPQLAIHNINGNCTERISRLLLPFADQHVEIPSLTAGNIALTVGLKQTATGDTIVSSKSSALAAARQAKREGEKKHKQNREADRLLLAGVEIPEPVFFCTIEPPSVAKQPDLDRALKCLQREDPSLKVRLDPDSGQTILCGMGELHIEIIHDRIKREYGLETYLGPLQVAYRETILNSVRATDTLDRILGDKRHLVTVELEARPTEKPSVVPVIEYGESVSEDLLKASQEAIENGIHSACLQGPLLGSPIQDVVITLHSLVIHPGTSTTMISACVSRCVQKALKKADKQVLEPLMNLEVTVIREYLSPVLADLAQRRGNIQEIQTRQDNKVVIAFVPLAEIMGYSTVLRTLTSGSATFAIELSTYQAMNPQDQRTLLTRRSGSS; this is encoded by the exons GCCCAAACTCTCACAGTGTGGAGGCAAGCTGATAAACACAAGATACCTcgaatttgttttttaaacaagatGGACAAAACTGGAGCAAG TTTTAACTATGCAGTTGAAAGTATCAAAGAGAAGTTAAAGGCAAAGCCTTTGCTTTTACAG TTACCAATTGGTGAGGCTAAAACTTTCAAAGGAGTGGTGGATatagtaaataaagaaaaacttctaTGGAATTCTAATTCAGATGATGGAAAAGACTTCGAGAGAAAACCCCTTTTGGAAACGAGTGATACTGAATTGTTTAAGAAGACAATTGAAGCAAGGAATACCTTAAttgaacaa GTTGCAGATTTGGATGATGAATTTGCTGACTTGGTTTTAGGAGAATTTAGTGAAAATTTTGATTTGCTACCAGCTGAAAAG CTACAGACTGCAATACACAGAGTAacagtggctcaggtggctgtGCCTGTTCTTTGTGGAAGTGCCCTGAAAAACAAAGGTGTACAGCCTTTATTAGATGCTATTACTATGTACTTGCCTTCACCTGAAGAGCGCAACTATGAATTTCT GCAGTGGTATAAGGGTGACTTATGCGCACTGGCATTTAAAGTTCTTCATGACAAGCAGAGAGGCCCAGTGGTTTTTATGCGTATTTACTCGGGAATGCTAAAGCCCCAGTTGGCCATCCATAATATTAATGGAAACTGCAC GGAGAGAATAAGTCGTCTGCTTTTGCCATTTGCTGACCAACATGTAGAAATCCCTTCATTGACTGCTGGTAACATCGCTTTGACTGTTGGGCTTAAACAG ACTGCCACTGGAGACACCATTGTCTCATCCAAATCCAGTGCGTTAGCTGCAGCTCGTCAAGCCAAacgggagggagaaaagaagcaTAAACAAAACAGGGAAGCAGACAGACTTCTGTTGGCTGGAGTGGAAATTCCAGAACCTGTTTTCTTCTGTACCATAGAACCTCCATCAGTAGCTAAGCAGCCAG ATTTGGATCGTGCATTGAAATGCCTTCAGCGTGAAGATCCCAGTTTGAAAGTAAGGCTAGATCCTGACTCTGGACAA ACTATCCTGTGTGGTATGGGGGAATTACATATTGAGATTATTCATGACCGGATCAAGAGGGAATATGGCCTAGAGACCTATCTAGGGCCTCTCCAGGTGGCATACCGAGAGACCATCCTAAATTCAGTTCGTGCCAcag ATACCTTAGATAGAATTTTAGGAGACAAACGGCATCTTGTGACTGTAGAACTAGAGGCAAGGCCAACTGAAAAGCCATCTGTTGTGCCAGTGATTGAGTATGGTGAAAGTGTCAGTGAAGACCTTTTGAAGGCCTCCCAAGAGGCCATTGAAAATGGAATTCACAGTGCATGCCTTCAAG GACCATTGCTTGGATCCCCCATTCAAGATGTGGTAATTACTTTACATTCGCTGGTAATTCATCCTGGTACCTCCACAACTATGATTTCTGCCTGTGTCTCAAGATGTGTACAGAAG GCTCTGAAGAAAGCCGACAAGCAAGTTTTAGAGCCCCTGATGAATCTTGAGGTTACAGTGATTAGAGAATACCTCAGCCCTGTCCTGGCAGATTTAGCACAAAGGAGAGGGAACATTCAGGAAATCCAGACTCGCCAGGACAACAAAGTTGTTATTGCATTTGTTCCCTTAGCAGAAATTATg GGTTATTCAACTGTGCTTCGAACGCTTACATCAGGCTCAGCTACTTTTGCCATAGAATTATCTACTTATCAAGCCATGAATCCTCAAGACCAACGTACACTGCTCACCCGGAGAAGTGGTTCATCCTAA